A genomic segment from Peribacillus sp. ACCC06369 encodes:
- a CDS encoding ATP-binding protein: MKLLNKAPHVIDKEDIQELIDAKVIENKRIEYKKELPGLAEKDKVEFGRDVSSFANASGGYIIFGIESNTAGEPIRFNPLIVNADQEILRIESMIRSKIEPRIPGVVTVPINLEEGYLIVIYIPKSWVSPHVMKINNERFEFYSRTSNGKYPLDYNEIRSNFLAAERTFDRIRDFRTARIGNIISDEMPIALEDNPKIVLHNIPISAYNHLGNVVDLSPLPQNTNYLEPIDGGISGLRYNFDGYLTFYNYKDKVNNDSYLQVFKDGSIESVNASIIKKGSKHLTINTIERELVKAVERYIEINKLLNIQPPFVLMVCLIGVKGYTIMDSAPIDREFLIIPEIIVDSLDKNIPQAMKPIFDAIWNSTGWAYSTNYEDGNWKLK, encoded by the coding sequence ATGAAATTACTTAACAAAGCGCCACATGTTATAGATAAGGAAGATATACAGGAATTAATAGATGCAAAAGTTATAGAAAATAAAAGAATAGAATATAAAAAAGAGTTACCGGGATTAGCGGAAAAGGATAAAGTTGAATTTGGACGTGATGTATCGTCATTTGCGAATGCTTCAGGTGGTTATATTATTTTTGGCATAGAATCTAATACTGCGGGAGAACCAATAAGGTTTAATCCTTTAATAGTGAATGCAGACCAAGAAATCTTAAGAATCGAGTCTATGATTCGAAGTAAAATAGAGCCAAGAATTCCTGGGGTTGTTACGGTACCAATTAATTTAGAAGAAGGTTATTTAATTGTTATATACATTCCTAAGAGTTGGGTATCTCCACATGTCATGAAAATTAATAACGAAAGGTTTGAGTTTTATTCGAGAACATCAAATGGTAAATATCCTCTTGATTATAATGAAATTAGATCAAATTTTTTAGCTGCTGAAAGAACTTTTGATAGGATAAGAGATTTCCGCACAGCTAGAATCGGAAATATAATCTCCGATGAAATGCCAATTGCTTTAGAAGACAATCCTAAGATAGTTTTACACAATATCCCAATTAGCGCATACAATCATTTAGGAAATGTAGTGGATTTATCACCACTTCCCCAAAATACAAACTATTTAGAGCCGATAGATGGTGGGATTTCGGGCTTAAGGTATAACTTTGACGGGTATCTTACTTTCTATAATTATAAAGACAAAGTAAATAATGATTCGTATCTACAAGTGTTTAAGGATGGAAGTATTGAATCCGTAAATGCTTCAATAATAAAAAAAGGTTCCAAACACTTAACTATTAATACAATAGAACGAGAACTTGTTAAAGCTGTGGAGCGTTACATAGAAATTAACAAGTTGTTGAATATTCAACCACCATTCGTATTAATGGTATGCTTAATTGGCGTAAAGGGGTATACCATTATGGATTCAGCTCCCATAGATAGAGAGTTTTTAATTATTCCTGAAATTATTGTCGATTCACTTGATAAAAATATCCCACAGGCAATGAAGCCTATATTTGATGCAATTTGGAATTCTACTGGGTGGGCTTATTCAACTAACTATGAAGATGGGAATTGGAAATTAAAGTAG
- a CDS encoding tRNA-Val4, whose product MILPEEICLFSGFIENIATIEQVDEYIEYIEKVINGTNENFEIELYATSLLIKKDVTIVEKFIRIEVPHENTIETKQFIELLLV is encoded by the coding sequence ATAATATTGCCGGAAGAAATTTGTCTTTTCTCAGGTTTCATTGAAAATATTGCAACAATAGAACAAGTCGATGAATATATAGAATATATTGAGAAGGTTATAAACGGGACAAATGAGAACTTTGAAATTGAATTATATGCTACTAGTTTGCTCATAAAAAAAGATGTAACAATTGTTGAAAAATTTATTAGAATTGAAGTACCTCATGAAAATACAATAGAAACAAAGCAATTTATAGAATTACTATTAGTATGA
- a CDS encoding DUF5655 domain-containing protein, with product MGDIKLFRLNGDTVDELAGKSVAIEKSLQHIIERHLDTFLGVRFLDSEYSTGKRHAGRIDTLGIDENNSPVIIEYKRSINENVINQGLFYLNWLLDHKAEFELMVMRKYGQTVSDAIDWSSPRLLCIAGGFTKYDEHAVEQINRNIELYVYKHYADGLLLLDLVNATTAQTVHNSDEGAPTTHANRNTKAKTVSDYLEQANTQLTDRFETVKAYMLALGDDVQVKILKHYIAFKRIKNFACVEIHPQTGKLLLYLKVNPQSITLESSFTRDVSNIGHYGTGDLEVVIASDEDIEKAKHLINMSYDAS from the coding sequence ATGGGAGATATAAAACTGTTTCGTTTAAACGGTGATACCGTTGATGAACTAGCAGGAAAATCAGTTGCTATTGAAAAATCCTTACAACACATAATTGAACGTCATTTAGATACGTTTTTAGGTGTGCGTTTTTTAGATTCCGAATATAGTACGGGTAAACGCCATGCAGGTAGAATTGATACGTTAGGTATTGATGAAAATAATTCTCCCGTAATTATTGAATATAAGCGATCCATTAACGAAAATGTTATTAATCAAGGATTATTTTATTTAAATTGGCTGCTTGACCATAAAGCCGAATTTGAACTAATGGTTATGCGTAAATACGGGCAAACAGTTTCAGACGCTATTGACTGGAGTAGCCCCCGTTTACTTTGCATAGCAGGAGGCTTTACTAAATATGATGAACACGCAGTAGAACAAATTAACCGAAATATCGAGTTATACGTTTATAAGCATTATGCAGACGGGCTATTGTTACTCGATTTAGTTAACGCTACAACTGCACAAACTGTTCATAATAGCGATGAAGGTGCACCAACTACTCATGCTAACAGAAATACAAAAGCTAAAACGGTGTCGGATTATTTAGAGCAAGCCAATACGCAATTAACCGATAGATTTGAAACAGTAAAAGCATATATGTTAGCTTTAGGTGATGATGTACAAGTAAAAATATTAAAACATTACATAGCGTTTAAACGGATTAAAAACTTTGCGTGCGTAGAAATACACCCCCAAACGGGCAAATTACTTCTTTACTTAAAAGTGAATCCGCAAAGTATTACCTTAGAAAGTAGCTTTACTCGTGATGTAAGTAATATCGGTCATTACGGTACAGGGGATTTAGAGGTTGTAATAGCTAGCGATGAAGATATTGAGAAGGCAAAGCATCTTATTAATATGAGTTATGACGCAAGTTAA
- a CDS encoding SMI1/KNR4 family protein: MSILPEKLDQVLGEDIYKREDKSKVDEALNSLEVDVSNTFREFYHYYAGPFWEEFVPFELLDIVDEENNIESYTFISRKEYGFPKKYLVLSEMSANAVLVLDAVTDKVYTVNFEGGDELLLTGELKETWPTFYEFLKAYFNC, from the coding sequence ATGAGTATTTTGCCTGAGAAATTAGATCAAGTTCTAGGAGAGGACATTTATAAACGTGAAGATAAAAGTAAAGTAGATGAGGCATTAAATAGTTTAGAAGTAGATGTATCAAATACATTCCGTGAATTTTACCATTATTATGCTGGACCTTTTTGGGAAGAGTTTGTACCTTTTGAGTTACTAGATATCGTAGATGAAGAGAATAATATTGAATCATATACATTTATTTCCCGAAAAGAGTATGGCTTTCCGAAAAAGTATTTAGTTTTAAGTGAAATGTCAGCAAATGCTGTATTAGTGCTTGATGCTGTAACGGATAAAGTCTATACGGTGAATTTTGAGGGCGGAGATGAGTTACTTTTAACAGGAGAATTAAAAGAAACGTGGCCTACATTTTATGAGTTTTTGAAAGCATATTTTAACTGCTAG
- a CDS encoding T7SS effector LXG polymorphic toxin, whose amino-acid sequence MIYESQTLVQAMQTRVGQYKDLKEQLTELKKGFESIVNLDDELQGQGAVAIKGFYKAQIDVVDSWLRLINRHVAFLSGIQGDTIEANLSETMVTVPFLEEELTNANRNSKEMVTAQKHDLKKIFSGIDDIIQLEPFSDDSFFENIEKADKKLTQTIDKVNEIDHKWTTEYAKSEEDQAAVTAVMEQLKVSSTRGGEVSPLYFNATAYKNSEAYKNLEVRKKETAEYLKVKQEEAENRRIKELKAQLDHVTDPDEFLKIAKQIGYENLGPTQQQYVLQIESSKQTADIAKGIGVGLYDVGKDFVTGIWDFVTDPGETVEGVANSIMHPIKTYKYISKSISDSYERDMVNGDAYSRAHWVSYALGTVVTSVVGTKGAGAVAKTGAATTKAAAVKGVTKAKELATIPNLLPYNPKNQLSLAGGVPYNVVNGTGLKEQLISMARVESEISGQAVDIGTYRHFKEYKNNKYFTRIVEYNAGKVGTGFTYKVYQRSDINWDMVRTRGAKKGRGLTNAEASAKYGLAPILDDAGSVATLHHSQQQGIGPLFEASTRYHNISNAKRAPLHPYKGKLNPYYPMDEGTREAFQKVDSINYWKTRGREALGGN is encoded by the coding sequence ATGATTTACGAATCTCAAACACTAGTTCAGGCCATGCAAACGCGTGTCGGACAATATAAGGACCTAAAAGAACAGCTCACTGAATTAAAAAAAGGATTTGAGAGTATCGTTAATTTAGATGATGAGCTGCAGGGGCAAGGCGCAGTGGCAATCAAAGGGTTTTACAAAGCACAGATCGATGTCGTGGATTCTTGGCTGCGTCTGATCAATCGGCATGTTGCCTTTTTAAGTGGAATTCAAGGAGATACAATCGAAGCGAACCTTAGTGAAACAATGGTTACGGTCCCTTTTTTAGAGGAAGAGCTGACAAATGCCAATCGGAATTCTAAGGAAATGGTCACAGCCCAAAAACATGATCTGAAAAAAATATTTTCCGGAATTGATGATATCATTCAGTTAGAGCCTTTCTCCGATGATTCGTTCTTTGAAAATATCGAGAAGGCTGACAAGAAACTGACCCAAACGATAGACAAAGTAAACGAAATCGATCATAAGTGGACGACTGAATATGCCAAATCCGAAGAGGACCAAGCGGCAGTGACGGCAGTCATGGAGCAATTGAAAGTATCCAGTACAAGGGGAGGAGAAGTATCCCCTCTCTATTTTAATGCAACAGCTTATAAAAATAGTGAAGCCTATAAAAACCTAGAAGTAAGGAAAAAAGAAACCGCGGAATATCTGAAGGTTAAGCAAGAGGAAGCGGAGAATCGCCGGATCAAAGAATTGAAGGCACAACTCGATCATGTAACGGATCCAGATGAGTTTCTCAAAATCGCCAAGCAGATCGGGTATGAAAACTTAGGACCCACCCAGCAGCAATATGTCCTACAAATAGAATCCTCAAAGCAAACAGCAGACATTGCAAAAGGAATAGGCGTAGGCCTATATGATGTAGGTAAAGACTTTGTGACGGGAATATGGGATTTTGTCACAGATCCTGGGGAAACGGTTGAAGGCGTGGCAAACTCGATCATGCACCCGATAAAAACCTATAAATATATATCCAAGTCCATCTCGGACTCTTATGAACGGGATATGGTAAATGGCGATGCCTATTCGCGGGCTCACTGGGTATCCTATGCCCTCGGAACAGTCGTCACATCAGTAGTAGGAACAAAAGGCGCAGGTGCTGTAGCGAAGACTGGGGCAGCGACTACAAAAGCGGCTGCAGTAAAAGGCGTTACGAAAGCAAAAGAACTGGCCACTATCCCTAACCTATTGCCATACAATCCTAAAAACCAACTGTCGTTGGCAGGGGGAGTACCTTATAATGTGGTTAATGGTACGGGGTTAAAGGAACAGTTAATTTCAATGGCGAGAGTGGAGTCGGAGATTAGTGGTCAGGCTGTGGATATAGGCACTTACCGACATTTTAAGGAATACAAGAATAATAAGTACTTTACTCGAATAGTAGAATATAATGCAGGCAAAGTCGGAACAGGCTTTACTTATAAAGTCTATCAAAGAAGCGATATTAATTGGGATATGGTTCGAACAAGGGGAGCTAAAAAGGGTAGAGGGTTAACAAATGCAGAAGCCTCAGCAAAGTATGGTCTAGCACCTATCCTAGATGATGCAGGTAGTGTTGCAACGCTACACCATTCACAACAACAAGGCATTGGGCCATTATTTGAAGCATCAACTAGGTATCATAACATCAGTAATGCAAAAAGAGCCCCATTACATCCTTACAAAGGAAAGTTGAATCCATATTATCCTATGGATGAGGGAACGAGAGAAGCATTTCAAAAAGTAGATTCTATTAATTATTGGAAAACAAGGGGACGAGAAGCTTTAGGAGGGAATTAA
- a CDS encoding DUF2599 domain-containing protein, producing MKKRARTCTKAYITAHWALGPSSMTGLSQAKIMLDMWSEVTADADFKKYISSSKVGRIKDQFICHAANPLTIYKSSWNLEPWRPDKTLAGTYINICNPE from the coding sequence ATGAAAAAACGAGCTAGAACCTGTACTAAAGCTTATATTACCGCTCATTGGGCTTTGGGTCCGTCTAGTATGACAGGTCTTTCTCAAGCAAAAATTATGTTGGATATGTGGAGTGAAGTGACGGCTGATGCTGATTTCAAGAAGTATATTAGTAGCTCAAAGGTAGGTAGAATTAAAGACCAGTTTATATGTCATGCAGCTAATCCTCTTACTATTTATAAAAGTTCTTGGAACTTAGAACCGTGGCGACCTGATAAAACTTTGGCTGGTACTTATATTAATATTTGTAATCCAGAATAA